The Verrucomicrobium spinosum DSM 4136 = JCM 18804 genome includes a region encoding these proteins:
- a CDS encoding DUF1501 domain-containing protein, which yields MNPFVDYHQQTTRRRFFQGTGLRLGALSLSYCLGDRLLLGASGAGPVAQVHPPQPGFPHFAPKARRLIYLHMNGAPSQLDLFDYKPGLREYFDKDLPDSVRNGQRITGMTSGQSRLPVAPSMFKFSQCGQSGTWMSELVPHMQTVADDLAMIRTVHTSAINHDPACTFVMTGSEVPGKPSLGSWLSYGLGSVSNNLPAFVVFTPTFPSTGNAQALFTRMWSSGFLPTSHNGVALRGQGDPVLYIKNPPGVEGGDRRTMLNALNKLNQQSFDRFGDPEIQTRISQYEMAFRMQTSVPELTDLSTESKATLDLYGPDVQRMGSFASSALLARRLVERGTRVVQILHRGWDQHSGLPKNIKAQCLDVDQACAGLIKDLKQRGLLDDTLVVWGGEFGRTVYSQGTLTKDNYGRDHHPRNFCMWMAGGGVKAGTTYGETDDFSYNIVKDPVHINDLNATILHQMGVDHSKFSFKFQGLDQRLTGVEEAKVVKGVLG from the coding sequence ATGAACCCGTTTGTTGACTATCACCAGCAGACCACCCGGCGTCGGTTTTTTCAGGGCACCGGGTTGCGGTTGGGCGCGCTCAGCCTGAGCTACTGTTTGGGGGATCGCCTGTTGTTGGGGGCTTCTGGCGCGGGTCCCGTGGCCCAGGTGCATCCTCCCCAGCCAGGTTTTCCGCACTTTGCGCCGAAGGCCAGGCGGCTGATCTACCTGCACATGAACGGGGCGCCGTCGCAGCTGGATCTTTTCGACTACAAGCCAGGGTTGCGGGAGTACTTTGACAAGGATCTGCCGGACAGTGTGCGCAACGGACAGCGCATCACGGGGATGACCAGTGGGCAGTCTCGCCTGCCGGTGGCACCCAGCATGTTTAAGTTCAGCCAGTGTGGTCAGAGTGGCACCTGGATGAGCGAGCTGGTGCCGCACATGCAGACTGTGGCAGACGACCTGGCGATGATCCGCACCGTGCACACCTCCGCCATCAATCATGACCCGGCCTGTACCTTTGTCATGACGGGCAGTGAGGTGCCGGGCAAGCCCAGCCTGGGCTCGTGGCTGAGCTACGGCCTGGGCAGCGTGAGCAACAATCTGCCAGCGTTTGTCGTCTTCACGCCCACCTTTCCGTCCACAGGCAATGCGCAGGCGCTGTTCACGCGCATGTGGTCCAGCGGGTTCCTCCCAACGAGTCACAATGGCGTGGCGTTGCGCGGGCAGGGCGATCCGGTGTTGTACATCAAGAACCCACCCGGAGTGGAAGGCGGAGACCGCCGCACGATGCTGAACGCGCTGAACAAGCTCAATCAGCAGAGCTTTGACCGCTTTGGTGATCCGGAGATTCAGACGCGCATTTCCCAGTATGAGATGGCGTTCCGCATGCAAACGAGTGTGCCGGAGCTAACCGACCTGAGCACGGAGAGCAAGGCCACGCTGGATCTGTACGGGCCGGATGTGCAGCGCATGGGCTCCTTTGCCTCCAGCGCGCTCCTGGCCCGTCGTCTGGTGGAGCGTGGCACACGAGTGGTGCAGATCCTGCACCGCGGTTGGGATCAGCACAGCGGCCTGCCCAAGAACATCAAGGCGCAGTGCCTGGATGTCGATCAGGCTTGCGCCGGCCTGATCAAGGATCTCAAGCAGCGCGGTCTGCTCGATGACACCCTCGTGGTGTGGGGTGGGGAGTTTGGTCGCACGGTGTACTCCCAAGGCACCCTGACCAAGGACAACTACGGTCGCGACCACCATCCGCGGAATTTCTGCATGTGGATGGCCGGCGGCGGCGTGAAAGCCGGGACGACCTATGGCGAGACGGATGACTTCAGCTACAACATCGTGAAGGACCCTGTGCACATCAATGACCTCAACGCTACGATTTTGCACCAGATGGGGGTGGATCACTCCAAGTTCAGCTTCAAGTTCCAGGGGCTCGATCAGCGGCTGACCGGCGTGGAAGAGGCGAAGGTGGTGAAGGGCGTGCTGGGGTGA
- a CDS encoding DEAD/DEAH box helicase, whose protein sequence is MSQSTKTKPSLLQRITSGLKRLTGLGKKKTADDSAKHHEKHPEKLHAAKAATRRDAAEHRPKVERERDRDGNRGRDRDRQREGGGAGAGRPPRTGERDRERPRSGRDGDRRQGRGGRERDRDRAPREEREAGDRRHAPAVAAVPPPPAPPVPEGPYPEAFEILGLSPAVLSGVRDMGYEKPTEIQARTAPVVLAGKDVIGASQTGTGKTAAFGLPTLSRLGAPGKLRCLILEPTRELAAQVVEAFDKFNRHTGLRTLLVHGGVGYGKQREGLQRGVDIVVATPGRLLDFMSDGTVNLADIEVLILDEVDRMLDMGFLPDVRRIVSETPKSRQTLFFSATMPPQIKGLAEWALREPESIEVGLRFSPAETVSHYMYPVASDQREELLLALLQSTEFHSVMIFTRMKVHADRLFAAIQQTGKYKVAVMHSDINQRDREKALQGFRDGAFDIIVATDLAARGLDVSGVTHVINYMVPENPEDYVHRIGRTGRAQKEGDAFTLFAADEISYVHSIERLIDQKIERRKLDGFKYKFTTVLDNEDKAKAIMTGRKTAKRRR, encoded by the coding sequence GTGAGCCAATCGACCAAGACCAAACCCTCCCTGCTTCAACGAATCACGTCAGGGCTGAAACGCCTCACGGGCCTGGGCAAGAAGAAAACCGCTGACGACAGCGCGAAACATCACGAAAAGCACCCGGAGAAGCTGCATGCCGCGAAGGCCGCCACCCGCAGAGATGCCGCCGAACATCGCCCCAAAGTGGAGCGTGAGCGGGACCGCGATGGCAATCGTGGACGCGATCGCGACCGCCAGCGAGAAGGAGGCGGAGCCGGGGCTGGCCGTCCACCCCGCACTGGGGAACGCGACCGTGAGCGCCCCCGTTCCGGCCGCGACGGAGACCGTCGCCAGGGCCGGGGAGGTCGTGAACGCGACCGGGACCGGGCCCCGCGCGAGGAACGCGAAGCTGGAGACCGCCGCCACGCCCCCGCCGTTGCCGCCGTACCCCCGCCGCCCGCACCGCCCGTTCCTGAAGGTCCTTATCCAGAAGCTTTTGAAATCTTGGGGCTCTCCCCCGCTGTTCTCTCCGGTGTGCGCGATATGGGCTATGAAAAGCCCACTGAAATTCAAGCCCGCACCGCCCCCGTAGTTCTCGCCGGTAAAGATGTCATCGGCGCCTCCCAGACAGGTACGGGCAAAACTGCCGCCTTTGGTCTGCCCACTCTTTCCCGCCTTGGCGCTCCTGGCAAACTGCGCTGCCTGATCCTGGAGCCCACCCGCGAACTCGCCGCCCAGGTCGTGGAAGCATTCGACAAGTTCAACCGGCACACCGGCCTCCGCACGCTTCTCGTGCATGGCGGCGTGGGTTACGGCAAGCAGCGCGAAGGCCTGCAGCGCGGCGTGGACATCGTGGTGGCCACCCCTGGGCGCCTCCTCGATTTCATGAGCGATGGCACCGTGAACCTCGCCGACATCGAAGTGCTCATTCTGGATGAAGTGGACCGCATGCTCGACATGGGCTTCCTGCCTGATGTGCGCCGCATCGTGAGTGAGACCCCTAAATCACGACAGACGCTTTTCTTCTCTGCCACCATGCCCCCTCAGATCAAGGGCTTGGCCGAATGGGCCCTGCGTGAGCCTGAGAGCATCGAAGTGGGCCTGCGCTTCTCCCCTGCGGAGACGGTGAGCCACTACATGTATCCCGTCGCGAGCGATCAACGTGAGGAACTGCTGCTGGCCCTGCTGCAGAGCACGGAGTTCCACAGCGTGATGATCTTCACCCGCATGAAAGTGCATGCCGACCGTCTCTTCGCCGCCATTCAGCAGACTGGGAAATACAAGGTGGCGGTGATGCACTCCGACATCAATCAGCGTGACCGTGAGAAAGCCCTTCAAGGCTTCCGCGACGGTGCCTTCGACATCATTGTCGCCACCGACCTTGCCGCCCGTGGGCTTGACGTGAGCGGCGTGACCCATGTGATCAACTACATGGTGCCCGAGAATCCTGAAGACTACGTGCACCGCATTGGCCGTACCGGTCGCGCGCAAAAAGAGGGCGATGCCTTCACCCTCTTTGCCGCAGATGAGATCTCCTACGTCCACTCCATCGAGCGCCTCATCGATCAGAAGATCGAGCGCCGGAAGCTCGACGGCTTCAAGTACAAGTTCACCACCGTCCTCGACAACGAAGACAAAGCCAAGGCCATCATGACCGGCCGGAAAACGGCCAAAAGGCGTCGGTAG
- a CDS encoding glucosamine-6-phosphate isomerase, with amino-acid sequence MPRKLSHIAPDWWDYTTLDSSLINDAAKLTEKDLRQLSRPGFKVVMYDTLEDFYLAEALEYISAWRQSTADNPVGVCGPIGPTEQLPLVARLVNELGLSLKTSHFWGMDEWYDVETKKEVPITHPLSFEKADRELLFNRIQKKLAMPDANLHFPKGDVKEYVQSWSAGVRCAVMQGGQGDIKHWAFNDPLKRTGKYKNEPPTPEEYRKLGTRIVELHPITLAQNARTSGGGNITMVPKTAITVGPKETWLAEKVSIWQAGTHDNPLGQRLTALMISKGLADSAVPMSLLADHPNVQFNYFRGGLGSCSVEMH; translated from the coding sequence ATGCCTCGCAAACTCAGCCACATCGCCCCCGACTGGTGGGACTACACCACCCTGGACAGCAGCCTCATCAACGACGCCGCCAAGCTCACGGAGAAGGATCTTCGCCAGCTCTCCCGTCCGGGGTTCAAGGTCGTGATGTATGACACGCTGGAGGACTTCTACCTGGCTGAGGCGCTGGAATACATCTCCGCCTGGCGCCAATCCACGGCCGACAATCCCGTGGGTGTCTGCGGCCCCATCGGGCCGACCGAACAGCTCCCCCTGGTGGCCCGCCTCGTCAACGAACTGGGCCTCAGCCTCAAGACCTCCCACTTCTGGGGCATGGACGAGTGGTACGACGTGGAGACCAAGAAGGAGGTGCCCATCACTCACCCCCTCTCCTTTGAAAAAGCCGACCGTGAGCTGCTCTTCAACCGCATCCAGAAGAAGCTCGCCATGCCAGATGCCAACCTCCATTTCCCGAAGGGGGATGTGAAGGAGTACGTGCAGAGCTGGAGCGCCGGCGTGCGTTGCGCCGTCATGCAGGGAGGGCAGGGCGACATCAAGCACTGGGCCTTCAACGATCCCCTCAAGCGTACGGGCAAGTACAAGAACGAGCCCCCCACACCCGAGGAATACCGGAAGCTGGGCACCCGCATCGTAGAACTGCATCCGATCACCCTGGCGCAGAACGCCCGCACCAGCGGTGGTGGCAACATCACCATGGTTCCCAAGACCGCCATCACCGTGGGCCCCAAAGAGACCTGGCTCGCAGAGAAGGTCAGCATCTGGCAGGCGGGCACGCATGACAACCCGCTGGGGCAGCGGCTCACCGCCCTCATGATCTCCAAAGGCCTGGCGGACTCTGCCGTGCCGATGTCCCTGCTCGCTGACCACCCCAACGTCCAGTTCAACTACTTCCGTGGCGGCCTGGGATCCTGCTCGGTGGAAATGCACTAG
- a CDS encoding PIG-L deacetylase family protein: protein MPSVLAIFAHPDDIEFVAAGTMLQLKARGWDLHYVNLCNGHGGSVQMDGPTTARKRLEEAQEAARILGAAFYPPISDDLVLTYNPEALKKVAAIVREAQPRIVLTHAPSDYMEDHMAASRLAVTAAFTHGIPNFITDPPRDAYFHDVTVYHAMPHGLRDPLRKRIHAGSYVNTDPVHEIKRQALAAHESQKHWLDVSQGMDSYLISMDEAAQKVGTLSGNFTHAEGWRRHLHLGFSATDSDPLKETLGDDCLINEAYERWLEE, encoded by the coding sequence ATGCCTTCCGTCCTCGCCATTTTCGCCCATCCTGATGACATCGAATTCGTCGCCGCCGGCACCATGCTCCAGCTCAAGGCCCGTGGCTGGGACCTGCATTATGTGAACCTCTGCAACGGCCACGGCGGCTCCGTGCAGATGGACGGCCCCACCACCGCCCGCAAGCGCCTCGAAGAGGCCCAGGAGGCAGCCCGCATCCTCGGGGCTGCATTCTACCCTCCCATCAGTGACGACCTGGTTCTTACCTACAACCCGGAGGCACTCAAAAAAGTCGCCGCCATTGTACGCGAGGCCCAGCCGCGCATCGTGCTCACCCACGCGCCCAGCGACTACATGGAGGATCACATGGCCGCCTCCCGCCTGGCCGTGACTGCGGCCTTCACCCACGGCATCCCCAACTTCATCACCGATCCCCCGCGCGACGCCTACTTTCATGACGTCACCGTGTATCACGCCATGCCCCACGGTCTGCGGGACCCGCTGCGCAAACGCATCCACGCCGGATCCTATGTGAACACCGACCCGGTTCATGAAATCAAGCGTCAGGCCCTCGCCGCGCACGAGAGCCAGAAGCACTGGCTGGATGTGAGCCAGGGCATGGACTCCTACCTCATCTCCATGGACGAGGCCGCTCAAAAAGTCGGCACCCTCTCCGGCAATTTCACCCATGCCGAAGGCTGGCGTCGCCACCTCCACCTCGGCTTCAGCGCCACCGACTCCGACCCTCTCAAAGAAACCCTCGGCGACGACTGCCTCATCAACGAGGCCTACGAACGCTGGCTCGAAGAGTAG
- a CDS encoding Gfo/Idh/MocA family protein, translating into MKKYNVGIIGYGWAAGAHIAAINATPHAQVTAIFSSRKLDNAEVSARHGCPVKTYTDFDEFLASNIQVVDICSMPAQHRDQAVAAASAGKHLIIEKPLGMSLQECRDIVNAAEANKVLGCVCFECRFSGQFQSTKAILDQGLLGELHYGEVDYYHGIGPWYGQFRWNIGKENGGSALLTAGCHALDALLMVMGSEVESVTSLSTKSKSDIFAPYEYNTTSITLVHFKDGKVGKCSAVVDCLQPYYFHTHLCGSEGSLLDNRFHSMKLHTNKAGWSNLNMKMLDSGDVSDHPYQTQFETFFASLEKGEAMPLTSLRESLKSFEVLFAADKSAEEGGRPVKISELA; encoded by the coding sequence ATGAAGAAATACAACGTCGGAATCATCGGATATGGCTGGGCCGCAGGTGCCCACATCGCGGCGATCAACGCCACCCCGCACGCCCAGGTCACCGCCATCTTCTCTTCCCGCAAGCTCGACAATGCGGAAGTCAGCGCCCGCCACGGCTGCCCGGTCAAGACTTACACGGACTTCGACGAGTTCCTCGCTTCCAACATCCAGGTGGTGGACATTTGCTCCATGCCTGCCCAGCACCGCGACCAGGCGGTGGCCGCCGCCAGCGCGGGAAAGCACCTCATCATCGAGAAACCCCTCGGCATGTCTCTCCAGGAATGCCGGGACATCGTCAACGCCGCAGAAGCCAACAAGGTGCTTGGCTGCGTCTGTTTCGAGTGCCGTTTCTCCGGCCAGTTCCAGTCCACCAAGGCCATTCTTGACCAGGGTCTGCTGGGCGAGCTCCACTACGGTGAAGTGGACTACTACCACGGCATCGGGCCCTGGTACGGCCAGTTCCGCTGGAACATCGGCAAGGAAAATGGTGGCAGCGCCCTGCTCACCGCCGGTTGCCACGCACTTGACGCCCTGCTCATGGTCATGGGCAGCGAGGTGGAAAGCGTGACCAGCCTCTCCACCAAATCCAAGAGCGACATCTTCGCCCCCTACGAGTACAACACCACCAGCATCACCCTCGTCCATTTCAAGGACGGCAAGGTGGGCAAATGCTCCGCCGTCGTGGACTGCCTGCAGCCCTACTACTTCCACACCCACCTGTGCGGCAGTGAGGGCAGCCTGCTGGACAATCGCTTCCACTCCATGAAGCTCCACACCAACAAGGCGGGCTGGAGCAACCTGAACATGAAGATGCTCGACAGCGGCGACGTGAGCGATCACCCGTACCAGACGCAGTTTGAGACCTTCTTCGCTTCCTTGGAAAAAGGGGAAGCCATGCCCCTCACCAGCCTGCGCGAGTCTCTGAAGAGCTTCGAGGTCCTCTTCGCCGCCGACAAGTCCGCCGAGGAAGGCGGCCGTCCCGTGAAAATCAGCGAGCTGGCCTAG
- a CDS encoding acetylxylan esterase, with translation MPERPPLNAVIHGRIEREDYTVDKVYFMSVPGHFVTGNLYLPKNPPAKMPVVLCPHGHWPDGRFMRANDATVARELATGAERWENGARSPLQARCVQLARMGCAVFFYDMLGYADSIQFPEHRHGPQEEGFMSVDAEQNLYGYFPLQIWNGVRALDFLLSVPGADPARVGCTGASGGGTQTMVLAGIDSRITAAFPCVMVSTAMQGGCTCENSNHLRINQGNIDIAALTAPRPLGLTAANDWTKELETKGFPDLKGLYQMTGSPGNVSALFATHFPHNYNHVARTAMYGFFNKHFKLGLAEPVLERDFVLCSQDELSVWDAQHPAPAGDQVGKPHEVAVGRWFKEQTANTLAPLLAAKTDEERSKTDEVVGEAWRILVGRTLPGKGETSFDVGAKEERGDHFLIRGQVHFKDTDHVDVTFLYPKNWNNKALLWLSGKGPESLVSASGDLTGAGRKLLAEGYAVACPVPYLAGAARNPNVYGKRKLETYEGYAGYHYGYNPSLFAERVRDALTVIAMIRDHDKYHTDQILVAGLEGSGQVAAAAVAQAKSVVAQGVIATGGFRFGSLKDVWDVNFVPGAVKYGDVPALLALCAPVSLKVLDEAKPGEVEFVLGSLGQ, from the coding sequence ATGCCGGAACGTCCACCGCTCAATGCCGTCATTCACGGCCGCATTGAACGGGAGGATTACACGGTGGACAAGGTTTACTTTATGTCCGTTCCCGGTCATTTTGTGACTGGAAACTTGTACCTTCCCAAGAACCCGCCGGCCAAGATGCCGGTCGTGCTCTGCCCGCATGGACACTGGCCGGATGGGCGGTTCATGCGCGCCAATGATGCAACGGTGGCCAGGGAACTGGCAACGGGGGCGGAGCGCTGGGAAAACGGGGCGCGCTCGCCCTTGCAGGCCCGCTGTGTGCAACTGGCGAGGATGGGGTGCGCCGTTTTCTTTTACGACATGCTCGGGTATGCGGACAGCATTCAATTTCCTGAGCACCGCCATGGACCGCAGGAGGAGGGGTTTATGAGTGTGGATGCAGAGCAGAACCTGTACGGTTATTTCCCGCTCCAGATCTGGAACGGCGTGCGGGCGCTGGATTTCCTGCTTTCCGTTCCGGGGGCAGATCCCGCCCGGGTGGGATGCACAGGCGCGAGCGGTGGCGGTACGCAGACGATGGTGCTGGCGGGCATTGATTCCAGGATCACAGCGGCATTTCCCTGCGTGATGGTCTCCACTGCCATGCAGGGGGGCTGCACGTGTGAGAACTCGAACCACCTGCGCATCAACCAGGGGAACATTGACATTGCGGCTCTCACCGCTCCACGCCCGCTGGGGCTGACGGCCGCCAATGACTGGACGAAGGAGCTGGAGACCAAGGGGTTTCCGGACCTGAAAGGGCTCTACCAGATGACGGGCAGCCCTGGGAATGTGAGTGCGTTGTTTGCCACCCATTTTCCGCACAACTACAACCACGTGGCGCGCACTGCGATGTACGGCTTTTTCAACAAACACTTCAAGCTGGGCCTCGCAGAACCGGTGCTGGAGCGCGACTTTGTGCTCTGCAGCCAAGACGAGCTGAGCGTGTGGGATGCGCAACATCCCGCACCCGCCGGAGACCAGGTGGGCAAGCCACACGAGGTGGCGGTGGGCAGGTGGTTCAAGGAGCAAACGGCGAACACCCTGGCTCCGCTGCTGGCGGCCAAAACGGATGAAGAACGCTCCAAGACGGACGAGGTGGTGGGCGAGGCTTGGCGCATCCTGGTGGGACGCACCCTGCCGGGCAAGGGCGAGACCTCGTTTGACGTCGGGGCCAAGGAGGAGCGGGGAGATCACTTTCTGATTCGCGGTCAGGTGCATTTCAAGGACACGGATCACGTTGACGTCACTTTCCTCTATCCCAAAAACTGGAACAACAAGGCGCTCCTGTGGCTGAGCGGAAAGGGGCCCGAATCCTTGGTGAGTGCGAGCGGGGATCTGACCGGCGCGGGCCGCAAGCTTCTGGCAGAGGGCTATGCCGTGGCGTGCCCGGTGCCGTATCTGGCCGGGGCTGCCCGCAACCCCAACGTGTATGGGAAACGGAAGCTGGAGACATATGAAGGGTATGCCGGCTACCACTATGGGTATAATCCCAGCCTTTTCGCGGAGCGGGTGCGGGATGCCCTGACTGTGATCGCGATGATCCGCGACCATGACAAATATCACACTGATCAGATCCTGGTAGCTGGCTTGGAGGGCAGCGGTCAGGTCGCCGCGGCAGCCGTGGCCCAGGCCAAGTCTGTGGTGGCTCAGGGAGTGATCGCCACGGGCGGATTCCGCTTTGGGAGTCTCAAAGACGTGTGGGATGTGAATTTCGTGCCCGGCGCGGTGAAGTATGGGGATGTCCCGGCACTGCTTGCGCTCTGTGCTCCGGTGAGTTTGAAAGTCCTGGATGAGGCGAAACCCGGAGAGGTGGAGTTTGTGCTGGGGTCGTTGGGGCAGTGA
- a CDS encoding PHP domain-containing protein, translated as MTPTRHLTRRTFALNATLGAASLALSLSLAAADSPAPAKKWYKGNTHSHSLWSDGNDFPEMITDWYQKNGYQFLAISDHNVLQAKEVWVTEELVKTRQTAPGAPPALDKYLARFGTPWVETREKDGAKEVRLKKLEEYRPKFERPEEFLLIQAEELSANYAMELKKRVPIHINALNIQEAILPPDGTSIQDVMRKSLQAIHEQGRATGRPVLAHVNHPNFRWALTPEDLAAVLEENFFEIYNGHPMINYLGDATRPGHETIWDVANTLRITQFNAPPLYGVGTDDAHHYHGEDSAPGRGWVMVRSEALAPDKLIAAMRAGDFYASSGVTLEDVSFKDGILKVQVQPQNGVAYTIKFVGTPTGFDKTTTTVKTPADDFRPERIIYSTDVGKTFATVEGPVAEYRLKGDELYVRAIVTSNRPHPRPSYDGQTEMAWTQPIGWQSRLKETK; from the coding sequence ATGACTCCCACCCGCCACTTGACCCGTCGCACATTCGCCCTCAACGCCACCCTTGGAGCCGCCAGCCTGGCCCTTTCCCTCTCTTTGGCCGCCGCCGATTCACCCGCTCCTGCGAAAAAGTGGTACAAGGGCAACACTCACTCCCACAGCCTCTGGAGCGATGGCAATGACTTTCCAGAGATGATCACCGACTGGTACCAGAAGAACGGGTACCAGTTCCTCGCCATCTCTGATCACAACGTCCTCCAGGCCAAGGAAGTCTGGGTCACCGAGGAGCTGGTGAAAACGCGCCAGACGGCCCCTGGTGCCCCCCCTGCCCTGGATAAATATCTGGCCCGCTTTGGCACCCCTTGGGTCGAGACCCGTGAGAAAGACGGCGCTAAAGAGGTTCGACTCAAGAAGCTGGAGGAATACCGACCGAAGTTTGAGCGCCCGGAAGAATTCCTTCTGATCCAGGCGGAAGAACTGAGCGCCAACTACGCGATGGAGCTCAAGAAACGGGTCCCCATCCACATAAACGCGCTCAACATCCAGGAAGCCATCCTGCCGCCTGATGGGACCAGCATCCAAGACGTGATGCGCAAGAGTCTGCAAGCCATCCACGAACAAGGCCGCGCTACCGGCCGCCCCGTGCTGGCTCATGTAAACCACCCCAACTTCCGCTGGGCACTCACCCCGGAAGACCTCGCTGCCGTGCTGGAGGAGAACTTCTTCGAGATCTACAACGGCCACCCCATGATCAACTACCTGGGCGACGCCACCCGTCCCGGTCATGAAACCATCTGGGATGTGGCCAACACCTTGCGTATCACCCAATTCAACGCCCCCCCTCTCTACGGAGTGGGCACAGATGACGCCCACCACTACCACGGGGAAGACAGCGCTCCCGGGCGAGGGTGGGTCATGGTGCGCAGCGAAGCGCTCGCTCCGGATAAACTCATCGCGGCCATGCGGGCGGGCGACTTCTATGCCTCCAGCGGTGTCACGCTGGAAGACGTCAGCTTCAAGGACGGCATCCTCAAGGTTCAAGTCCAACCCCAAAATGGCGTCGCCTACACCATCAAGTTCGTCGGCACCCCGACCGGGTTCGATAAAACCACCACCACCGTCAAGACGCCTGCGGACGACTTCCGCCCCGAGCGCATTATCTACTCCACCGATGTGGGCAAGACCTTCGCAACCGTAGAAGGTCCCGTGGCAGAATACCGGTTGAAAGGGGACGAACTGTACGTGCGCGCCATCGTCACCTCGAACCGCCCGCACCCCCGCCCCAGCTACGATGGCCAGACCGAAATGGCGTGGACCCAGCCCATAGGCTGGCAGTCGCGGTTGAAGGAAACCAAATAG
- a CDS encoding Hsp20/alpha crystallin family protein has protein sequence MTTCTPDSACATASTNTTTQAQNFVKPRYSVNSAKDAYQVRVDLPGAAKDSVHVKLDQGILTLSAQRKPVAQEAWKSLHRELGSYGYKLQLKVTAKVDEAALSAKLEDGVLTLNLPVKEAAKPRVIAVQ, from the coding sequence ATGACCACTTGCACTCCTGATAGCGCCTGCGCCACCGCCTCCACCAACACGACCACTCAGGCGCAGAACTTCGTGAAACCCCGCTACTCCGTCAACAGCGCCAAAGATGCCTACCAGGTCCGGGTGGACCTTCCCGGTGCCGCCAAAGACAGCGTCCATGTCAAACTTGACCAAGGGATCCTCACCCTCAGCGCGCAGCGCAAACCTGTCGCCCAGGAAGCCTGGAAGTCCCTTCATCGTGAACTTGGCAGCTATGGCTACAAGCTCCAGCTCAAGGTCACCGCCAAGGTGGATGAGGCTGCACTCTCCGCCAAGCTGGAGGACGGCGTCCTAACCTTGAACCTTCCCGTCAAGGAAGCCGCCAAACCGCGCGTCATCGCGGTGCAATAA
- a CDS encoding Hsp20/alpha crystallin family protein, with product MKLTRYNHPVSNLETWFSHPFGNLPALARAFDWDTAFGGAVTGRLATDIHEDKDNYYATFEIPGVKKEDVKVEFNDRLLTVTVVRKEKNGESESSFTSTRSVSVPDSVKSDAIAAKVEDGILTVTLPKAEAHKPRTIEVQ from the coding sequence ATGAAACTTACACGTTATAATCATCCTGTCTCCAATCTCGAAACTTGGTTCAGCCATCCATTTGGCAACCTGCCAGCCCTGGCTCGAGCGTTCGATTGGGACACCGCTTTCGGTGGGGCCGTGACCGGCCGCCTTGCCACGGACATCCACGAGGACAAGGACAACTACTACGCTACCTTCGAAATCCCCGGCGTGAAGAAAGAAGATGTGAAGGTCGAGTTCAACGACCGCCTTCTTACCGTCACCGTCGTGCGCAAAGAGAAGAACGGCGAAAGCGAATCCAGCTTCACCTCCACCCGCTCCGTCTCCGTGCCAGACAGTGTCAAGTCCGACGCCATCGCGGCCAAGGTGGAAGACGGTATTCTGACCGTCACTCTGCCAAAAGCTGAAGCGCACAAACCGCGAACCATCGAGGTGCAGTGA